The sequence ATATGGCATAGGACTTTTAAGCTGATGACCATATTTATTTTTTAAAACCACGGCCATCAATTTTATTGGATTCCCAGTTTCCTTGATTGTACGAGCAGAATCTTCAGGAACAAAACCTATTGAAGAACTATAAGCAAAATCACTTTCAGCAATGATGTAAAATTCCTCTTTCATTTTAATGGAAGGGTCAATAACAAGATTTGTATCTAGAAAAATTCCGTCTCGTTTACCATTTAATAAACTATCGCTATAGTTGCTATACATAAAATAAACCTTGCAAAAATTCAAATTCTCCTTATAAGCAAATAGGGTGTTTCTGTTTACGGCAAAAAGTTCAAGTTGTTTTTCAAGAGCAAGACTTTGATTTCCTTGTTTTAGAAGCTCATCTATTAACAACTTGCTTGTTTTTAGTTTCACAACGATGGCCCCTTTTTCTTTAAGCGTATTAATCTGCCATGCGCCAACCACTAATCTCGTTCTACGAAAATTATCAAACTGCTCCGGATCTTTATAATCCTTATAAACAGCCGGCTCCGTTCCTATTTGTGCGAATAGAAAATTTCCTGAGAACAAACAGAAAAATAAAACTGCAAATTTATTATTTAACCAATGAGCCATTTTGAAAGTCATTTAATATAGGAGAAACAAAACATAATTCTCCTTTTGCATTTTCGGCCATTAAAATCATACCCTGACTTTCGATGCCTTTTATTTTACGTGGTGCAAGATTCGCCAGCAGGCACACCTTTTTACCAATAATGTCCTGAGGCTTATAATACTGGGCAATTCCGCTTACTACCGTTCTTTTATCCACACCCGTATCCAACAAAAGCTTTAAAAGTTTATCCGTTTTTGGCACAGCCTCTGCCTCTATGATAGTAGCTGTTCTGATATCCATTTTTGAAAAATCGTCAAAAGTGGTTTCTGATTTAATTGCTTCAACAGGTTTATTTTGTTCGTTTTCCAATTTGCTTTGTTGGAGCTTGTCTAATTGAACTTGAACTTCCGCATCTTCAATTTTAGAAAAAAGCAACTCGTCTTTATTGATCAAATGGTCTTGCGCCATATTAGACGTTTGTTTGGCTGAATTCCATTTTAAAGGATGGACATTAAGCATATCGAATAACTTCTTGGAGGTAAAAGGAAGAAAAGGTTCTGAAAGGATTGCAAGGTTACAGGAGATTTGGAGTGCGATATTCATAATGGTTTTTACGCGCTCTTCATCGGTCTTAATTAATTTCCAGGGTTCTGTTTCGGCCAGGTATTTATTTCCGAGCCTTGCTACATTCATTAGTTCACTAACTGCTTCTCTGAACTTAAATTGTTCTATAGCTTTAGAAATTTTTTCCGGAGCCTTCGCCAACTCCTCTAATACTACTAAATCTTCTTTAGTATAAGAGCTGGTATTGGGCACTTTGCCATTATAATATTTGTGTGTTAAAACAAGTGTGCGATTAATAAAGTTTCCAAAAATAGCAACGAGTTCGCTGTTATTTTTTGTCTGAAAATCTTTCCAGGTAAAATCGTTATCTTTTGTTTCCGGGGCATTTGCGCAAAGTGTGTAACGCAGAACGTCTTGTTTGTCCTTAAACTCAACCAGGTATTCATGAAGCCAAACAGCCCAGTTACGGGAGGTAGAAATTTTATCGCCTTCTAAATTTAAAAATTCGTTTGCAGGAACATTGTCAGGCAAAATAAAGCCACCGTGTTCCATAAGCATAGCAGGAAAAATGATGCAGTGAAAAACGATGTTGTCTTTTCCAATGAAATGAATTAAACGCGAATCGTCTTTTTTCCAATAATCTTCCCAGGTATCAGGTAGCAATTCTTTTGTTGCTGAAATATATCCGATAGGTGCATCGAACCATACATACAAAACTTTTCCTTCAGCTCCTTCAACAGGCACCGGTATTCCCCAATCAAGATCACGTGTCATAGCACGAGGTTGCAAGCCGTCACCGCTTTCTAACCAGCTTTTGCACTGCCCGTAAACATTGGGTTTCCAATCGCTATGTTTATCAAGGTATTCTTTAATCTGCGGTTGTAACTTATCAAGTGGGAGAAACCAGTTCTTTGTTTGTTTCAAAACAGGTTTGTTACCAGAAAGAGTAGACCTTGGATTGATAAGGTCGGTAGCGTTTAAGGTAGAGCCACATCTTTCGCACTGATCTCCGTAAGCATTGGGGTTAGCGCAATTAGGACAGGTTCCAACAATATAACGGTCTGCAAGAAATTGCTGAGCGGCTTCGTCGTAATACTGTTCGGTAACTTGTTCGGTAAAGCCATGCTTTTCGTACATTACCTTAAACATGTCTGAGGCCGTTTGATGGTGTACTTTTGAAGAAGTGCGAGAATAAATATCGAAAGAAATACCAAATTCTTTAAAGGCATCGCCCATAATTTTATGGTATTTGTCTACCACTGCTTGTGGCGTTGTATTTTCTTTTTTTGCTTTAATGGTAATAGGTACGCCATGCTCATCGCTTCCGCAAACGAACTTTACGTCTTGTCCCGAGCTGCGCAGGTATCTTACGTAAATGTCTGATGGAAGATAGCAACCGGCAAGATGGCCAATGTGCACTGGGCCGTTGGCATAAGGTAAAGCAGCTGTTATTAGTGTTCTTTTAAATTTTGAGTTCATATACCTGTAGACCCTTTGAATCTTAAAATAAAGGCCTGTTTATTTCTTTATGTGTTATAAATTATTACTTTTATACAAAGGTAAAATAAATCTATCATGAGCAATAAAAAAGAAATTTGGAAAGCTATAAGCATTGATGGGAAAAAGCCCACAGTACCTTACATGATATCTAACCACGGAAGATTTGGCGTTATGGTTGATGGCAAAGTGGAAGTGAGGCATTTTAAACCTACGGCCGGCAATTATCGCTATAACACACGTCAGAACGGTAAAAATAAGGCTATCTTTTTATCGCGTGAAGTGGCAAGACATTTTCTTACAAAGCCCTCAGCTAAACATAAATTCATTATTCATAAAGATCATAATTATCTGAACGATCACGCGGATAATTTAAAATGGTCTACCAACGAGGAGCATAGGGCGCATACTTCCCAGAGCCCAAGGTCAATTTTATCGCGACAAAAGAAGGCCATTACAAAAAGCACACATTCAAAAGTACTAACTGAAAAAAATGTTATTGCTTTAAAAAAAATGATTTGGGATCCAAAACGCAAACTATCTTTTAGTAAAATCGCTGAGAAATTTGGAGTTTCAGATATGCAGGTGTACCGTATAAAAAGCGGCGAATTCTGGTATCACTTAAAAGTAGATAACGAGCCTGAACATAAAAAATACAAACAGAACCTGAGTAATATTTCTTTCCACGCGAAGGCTGCAGCCAAGCAGACAAAAAATGATTCTAAGAAAAAAGCATCTCCAAAAAAAGTAGTAAAGAAGAAACGCTAAATGTTACTTGCACCATCGTATTTAAAGAAAGGCGATACCGTTTTAATTATAGGAACTGCCCGCGCCAGGAGTAAAGATCAAGTTGAACCCGCCATAGAAATTCTTAAAAGTTGGGGACTTAAAGTTGAAGCTGGAAAGCATCTTTACAAAAAGCACAATCAATTTGCGGGAACCGATAAGGAGCGGGCGCATGATTTACAATGGGCGCTCGATCACATAAGCGCAAAGGCTATTCTAATTGCAGGGGGAGGTTACGGCACTTTGCGAATTATCGATCTTATTAACTTCGAAAAATTTAAAAAAAATCCGAAATGGATCATTGGTTATAGTGATACCACTGTGATTCAGAGCCGCCTTACAAAATTAAAGGTAGCCAGTATTCACGGAACAATGGCTTTTCAGTTTACCAAAAACGCAGAGGCAACAGAGTCTCTAAAAAAGGCTTTATTCGGAGAGAAGTTAGAATACGAAATTCAAAAAAATAAATTGAACAGAAGTGGCAGCGCAGACGCAGAAGTCGTTGGCGGAAATCTTTCGTTGCTGTATGCTTTGAGTGGTAGCGTGGATGACATTTCCACAAAAAATAAAATCCTTTTCATTGAAGATCTCGACGAGCAACTTTATCATATTGACAGAATGATTCTTCAATTAAAACGCAGCGGCAAACTAAAAGATCTGAAGGGCCTTATAGTCGGTGGAATGAGCGAGATGAAAGACAACGCAGTTCCTTTCGGCAAAACAGCCGAAGAAATTATTAAAGATGCTGTGAAGGAATATAAGTATCCTGTTTGCTTTAGTTTTCCTGCAGGACATATTGAAAACAACATGGCCCTTTACTTTGGAAAGAAGGCACGCCTTTCAATTACAAAATCAAGAATTAAATTTGAGTACCTATAGAAATGATTTGCAAAACAGCTGACAATCTAAATCTCTATTATAAAATTACCGGTAACGAGAACGCCTCTCAAACACTTGTTTTTTTAAATGGGTTAACACAATCTACCGACTCGTGGATATTGATGCTTCCACACTTTAAAGACAAGTATAAAATTTTATTAATGGATTTTATTTTTCAGGGACAAAGTGATAAGTTGGGTGAGTGGCGTGATTTTGATACACATGCGAAAGATCTTAAGGCGATTCTTGACCAGGAAAATATGCAAGAAATAAGCATTGTTGGAATTTCATACGGCAGTATGGTAGCTCAGCATTTTGCAGTTAACTATCCATCTTATCTGAAAAAATTAGTACTGGTTTCCACTTTCGCCCATAAAACGCCTTATTATGAGGCAATAGAATTGAGTTGGTGGCGGGCTTTGGAAATGGGAGGTTATAGCTTAATGCTGGATATTATGTTGCCAAGTATTTTAAGCGAAAATTACTTTTCTAATCCCATGGTTTCTATTGCTAATTTAAAAAAGGGGCGTAAAGATCTTCAATTAAGTTCGGAGGCGATTTTTAACTTAATGAGGGCCACAAAAGAAAGAAAAGACTTTAGAAAAAATCTTCAAAAAATAACAGCTCCAACGTTAATTATTCAAGGAGAGAAAGACATGTTAGTTCCCGTGCATTTAGCAGAAGAGGTGAATAAGAGTATTCAAGGCTCAAAACTTATAGTGGTAGCAAACGCTGGCCATACACTTAATTTGGAGCACGTGGAGGAGGTTTGCAGAGATATAACTGATTTCTTAGATTAAATCAAACAAACTATTTACACCAGGATAACGACCCACCGTAAAGCCTTCTGCATAACGCGTCCCGATGGCGCGCCCCCAAAGGGCCATTTTACTATCCAGGGTTTCCAAAAATTCTTTGCTTGAAATGGGCGTTTGTGGCTCATTAGAACCGGCGCTAAAAAACTGCGAAGAAAAAGCCATAATTGATTTATGTTTGATATCATAAAATTCACTGATATCAATAACAAAATCAGGATGAATGTAATGATCCTGTATATAATGATATACTGCTTTTGGTCGCCAAGTCTTTTGTAATTTTCCTTCAAAAGACGTTTCGATCTTCATTAAACCACTGTAAAAACAAGCATCGGCAGTAAGTTTTGCTGCTCGCCCATGATCGGGATGCCTGTCACTGACTGCATTACAGAGAACAATTTCTGGCTGGTATTTCCTGATTTGCTGAATTATTTTTTTGAGATGCTCTTCATTGTTTTGGAAGAAGCCGTCTTTAAAATCTAATTGAGTTCTCGAACTCACTCCTAATAATTTTGCGGAGGCTGTTGCTTCAATGGTTCTGAGTTCGGCACTACCACGGGTTCCAAGCTCGCCTAGAGTAAGATCTAAAACAGCTACAGTTTTACCCATCGCAATGTGTTTTGCAATGGTGCCGCTGCAGCCAAGCTCTACATCATCAGGATGCACTCCTATTGCAAGCACGTCCACTTTCATTACTTAGAATTTAATTTTTTAGTGAGATCCGATATTTTGTCGTTTAATTTAGGAAGACTTCTGAATAAAACGTATGAGCGTTTGTAATCGCCAATACTAAAGGCCGGAGAGCCCTGAACGATTTCGCCTTCTTTGTCAATATTAGAACCTATACCAGACTGGCCTGCAATTTTTACGCCGTCTGCTATTCTTAAATGGCCAGCAATGCCCACCTGTGCGCCGATCATACAATTTTTTCCAACTTTGCTTGAGCCCGCAACTCCTGATAAACCGGCGATCACAGTATTTTCTCCCACCTCGGCATTATGAGCTATCTGCACAAGGTTATCTAGTTTTACGCCTTTACGTAAAATGGTAGAACCCATCGTAGCACGATCTATAGAAGCATTAGAGCCAATTTCTACATTATCCTCAATAACAACATTACCAATTTGCGGCACTTTTGCAAACGTTTGTCCTTCTGAATTTGGAGCAAATCCAAAACCATCGCTACCAATAACTGTGCTGGCGTGAACCGTGCAATTAGAGCCAACAACACATTCATGATAAATTTTAACTCCTGAAAATAAAGTGGTGTTATCTCCAATAGTGACATCGTCTCCCAAATAAACGTGGGGGTAAATCTTTACGTTGTTTCCAATTTTTACGTTTTGTCCGATGTATGCAAATGCACCTACATAACAATCGGTGCCCAAAACAGCATTACCTGAAATAAAACTGGGTTGTTCAATACCTGTCTTATTTCCTTTTATTTGCGTGTAAAGCTCTAACAATTTTGCAAAAGACTCATAAGCATTTTCGACACGAATAAGCGTACAGGTTGATTTAACCGGCTTGTCGAGAACTAAAGTAGTATTAACGATAACAATACTAGCATCGGTTGTATAAATATAATTTGTATAAGCAGGATTTGCAAGGAATGATAAGGTTCCAGACTTCCCTTCTTCAATTTTAGAGAGGTTGGTAACAACGCTGTTTTCGTCACCTTCTACAACCCCATGTAGTAAACCTGCTATTTGCTGTGCTGAAAATTCCATAGTCGTATAACTTCTCAAAATTAAGTAAATTAATAGAATGAAGATTTAATTTTATCACCGGGCCTGGTTAATAAGGTCAAGAAGCTTTATTTTTTCCGTCGACCAGTTAAGTTCGATTTTTGCCTTTTGTGTATTGTTTTTATAGTCTGTAAGTCGCGAAGATGCAATAAGGTTGGTTATTGCTGAGGCAATTGTTTTAGGTTGATGATCTGTTATAAATTCTCCCACACCATAAAAGGCAACGATATTTTCTATTTCCGGTAAATGGCTTGCTAATATGGGAACTCCGGCATTTATGTAATCAAAAATTTTATTTGGAAGGCTGTAGTGATAATTGAGATTTGTGTTTTTATCGATACTCAGCCCAAGATCAGAATTATAGGTATAATGCATCAGTTCAGTTTTGGGAATTTTCGAGATCAATCTTACTTTACCGGATAAGGATTTAGTTTTTATTTTTTCTTCAAGTAGTTTCCACACATCACCACTGCCAATAATTAAAAGAAGGGCGTTTTCTACCAATGCCATTGCATCAATTAACTCTTCAGCACCCCGGTCAACGTTAATACCCGCACCTTGTAAAAGCAGAATTTTTTTATCAATAGGAAGATTAAGGTCTTGTCGTGATTTTGGAATAAATGATGATTGGTATTCTGAAATGTTCCTGATGCTGTGAAACGGTACCCCGTATTTTTGGCTGAACACTTTCGCTATACTGTCGTTAACGGTAATGCAGGTTTTTAATTTAGGCACAATTGATCCTTCTATTTTCAGCCAGATAGTTCTTTTAAAAGGTGCATCTTGTAATTCAGGCACTTCACAAAACAATTCATGACTATCGTAAATAAGTGGAATTTTTTTAAGTTGAGAAATAAGATAGTTAGGAAGTAAAGTATCGAGATCGTTTGAATAGAGCAGGTCAGCCCTTTTAAAAAGCAACTTTAAAAAAAGTCTCAGGTTGAAAAAGAGGTAAAATAAAGGGCCTGTTTTAAAGAGCAAGTTCATTCGGATTGCTCTAAAAGGCCAGCTTGGAAGTTCTAAAGAAGAGGGTAATTTTCGCCCAATTAAGACGACATCATAACCCGATTCTTTGAGAGCAAAACAAGTTTTATTTACACGGTTGTCGGTTACAAGATCATTTATAACGCTAACAATTGCTATTTTTTTTGTTGTAAACAAATACTTTGTTGATATTGGCTTAAAGATAGAAATATTACACCTAATTTATTACATATTTTTGCTGCAGATGCTGCAGATTAAAGAAAAGGTTAACCTGAAATCCTACAATACGTTTGGTATTGAAGTTTATTGCGATTACTTCGCGGAAATAAATTCGGTAGAGGATTTTCAGGAATTAGTTTCTAACCCGCTTTATAAATCGAACCAAAAATTAATTATAGGGGGCGGTAGTAATCTGTTATTTACAAAAGATTTTAAGGGGATTGTTCTTAAAAACAATTTGAAAGGGATAAGCCTTGTTTCTGAAAATGAAGATGAGGTGATTGTAAAAGTAGCGGCAGGTGAAGTGTGGCACGAGTTTGTACTTTACTGTATTTTAAATAACTATTCAGGACTCGAAAATTTGTCTTTAATTCCTGGATGCGTGGGTGCCAGTCCTATGCAAAATATAGGGGCCTATGGAGTTGAAATTAAAGAGGTTTTTGATTCTCTGGAAGCTCATGCTATGCTGGATGGAACGCGAAGGGTTTTTAGCAAAGCAGAATGCGAATTCGGATATCGGGAAAGTGTTTTCAAACACAAATACAAAAGCGAGTTTTTTATAAGTTCGGTGAGCTTTAAGTTAAAAAAGCATGCTAAAATCAATACTAGTTACGGTGCTATTAACACGGAATTACACGCAATGAATATTTCGGAGCCCACTATTAAAGATGTTTCTAATGCTGTTATTCATATCCGTCAAAGTAAATTACCTGATCCAAAAATAACAGGCAATGCCGGTAGTTTTTTTAAGAATCCCGAAGTTCCAGCGGCAAAATTTCAAAGCCTTAAAAATACGTTTGAAGGATTAGTTGCCTACCCTTTGGATAATGGAAATTATAAATTGGCTGCCGGCTGGATGATCGAACAAAGCGGCCTAAAGGGATATGAGCGTAAAGGGGCGGCAGTTCACGACAAACAGGCACTTGTTTTAGTGAATAAAAACAACGCAAAAGGCGAGGATGTTTTAGAACTCTCGGCCTATGTTATTAAAGCTGTTCAGGATAAATTCGGAGTTACCCTTGAGCGAGAAGTAAATATTATTTAATGAAAGTCCTTTTTCTATATACTGAGCTTGCAGATTATTTTTTAAAATGTTGTGAAGAACTTGCTAAATCAGCTGAGGTACACATTGTTCGATGGCCGGTGAATAAAGAAGCTCCTTTTCAGTTTGACTATTCTGAGAAAATAAGAGTTTACGATAAAGACAAGTACAGCTTCCAACAATTGCAGGAACTGGTAACAGATATTAATCCTTCGCTGATTATTTGCAGCGGTTGGATCGATAAAGACTATTTAAAAATTACAAAACCCTACTTTAAAAAGATTCCAACTATTTTAACCTGCGACACTCATTGGAGAGGTGATTTAAAGCAATACGTGGCTATAATATTAAGTCGTTTCTTTTTATTAAATACCTTTTCACAGGCTTGGGTGCCGGGGCAGCCTCAAAGTACTTATGTAAAAAAGCTGGGGTTTAAACCATCAAAAATCGCAACGGGATTTTATTGCTGCGATCTTCTAAAGTTTAACCGCATTTATTCAGCTCAGAAGAAAACAAAACAAGAAGATTTTCCTAAGCGGTTTTTATACGTGGGCAGGTACTACGATTTTAAAGGCGTTCACGATTTATGGCAGGCTTTTATCGAATTGCAGAAAGAGAATGCCAGTGAATGGGAGCTTTGGTGTTTGGGCACCGGAAATTTAAAACCCCTGGAGCACCCAAAAATAAAACATTTTGGATTTGTTCAACCTAAAGATTTGGAACCTATCCTCGAAAAAACGGGTGTGTTTGTATTACCAAGTCGGTTCGAGCCGTGGGGTGTTGTAGCTCATGAGTACGCAGCATCGGGTTTTCCTCTGCTTTTAAGCAAAGCGGTGGGAGCCGGAGAGGCATTTCTTGAAGAAGGAAAAAATGGTTTTTCTTTCAACCCTCAGAATGTACCAAATCTGAAAAAAGACCTAAAAAAAATAATGGATTTAAACCATAAAGAGTTAATTTTAATGTCAGAACACAGTCATTTATTGGCTCAAAAACTGAATCCTGAAAAGTGGGCAAATACTGTGTTATCCTTCTATGAAAGCAGCAAAAAATAAAATTTTAGTAACCGGGGGTGCAGGCAATATTGGCAGTGCTTTAGTAGAAAGACTTATCAAAGACCCTTCGAACTTCGTTGTTATAGTAGATAACCTATCTACCGGTTTTTTATCTAAACTTCCTTCGAAGGAAATTGCGAATTGGAAATTAATTAAAGCCGACGTAAATAACTTTAATGATATTTCAGCGGTGATGCTCTCCTATAATTTTGATTACGTGTTCCATTTTGCTGCAGTAGTGGGAGTTATCAGAACACAGGAAAATCCAATTGATGTTTTAAATGATATAGAGGGTATAAAAAACATCCTGAATTTATCCAAGAACTCTTCGGTAAAGCATGTTTATTTTTCTTCAAGTTCTGAAGTATATGGCGAACCTGTTGAGCTTCCTCAGAATGAACATCGTACACCTCTTAATTCGCGCGTTCCCTACGCTGTTGTAAAAAATGTAGGAGAATCTTTCTTTAGAAGCTACTGGCAAGCCTATGGTTTACCCTATACAATTTTTAGATTCTTCAATACATACGGGCCAAATCAAAGTACCGATTTTGTAGTAGCTAAATTTTTGGCAGCGGCATTAAAGAATAAGGACATTTCTATTTATGGTGATGGCTCTCAAACCCGCACTTTTACTTATGTTGAAGATACCGTTGAAGTTTGCAATAAGATTTTTGAAAATCAGCTCTTATCTAATGATGTAATCAACATTGGTAATGATGAACTTATGACGGTTAAAGAACTTGCGGAACTTACTATTAAAGTTACGGGCTCTACTTCCAAGATTGTTTATCAGGCACCTTTGAAAGAAGGCGATATGACACGTCGCCAGCCCGATAACACCAAGATGCGCCAGATACTCAACAAGGGCTTAATTGGGATTGAAGAAGGTTTAAAAAAAATGATTAAAAATGAACGCTTCCTAAAATCTATAGAGTAGAAATTTATGTGCGGGATTAACGGATTTATTTCTGATCGCTTTTCGAATGAAGAAAAACTTCCAATAGTCCGGAAGATGAATGCTACGCTCTCTCACCGAGGTCCTGACAATGAGGGAAGTTGGCAAAGTGACAATATTTGTTTAGGACACAGGCGCCTTTCTATTATTGATCTGAGCCCGGAAGGAAACCAGCCATTTTTTTCAGCTGACAAACGCTATGTTATCGTATACAATGGAGAATTGTATAATTATAAAGAGCTAAAACTTGATTTGCAACGTTCTGTTCATGGGTCCAATACAGCACCCTATTTTTTTCAAACCAGCTCTGACACCGAAGTAATCCTTGCGGCCTTCATTAGGTGGGGAATTAAGTGTCTGGACTATTTTAACGGGATGTATGCTTTTGCTATTTATGATAATCAAGAAAAAAAGCTTACGATAGCAAGAGATAGAATAGGGGTAAAGCCTTTGTACTATTATTATGGTGACGAAGGTCTAATGTTCTCTAGTGAGATGCGGCCCATTATTCATTCAGGAATAAAGGCATTCAAACTTAATAAAGATGTGTTAGCCGAGTACGCCATGTACCAAACGGTGTTTGCTCCGAATACAATTGTAAAAGGGATAAAGATGTTACTGCCGGGACATCTCATGGAATATGAAAACGGCAAGGCTACTGTTACAAAGTATTATAACCTCAATAAAATTGACAACACTTCGCGAGATCTTTCTTATAAAGACATTTGCAAAAATGTGCATGACCTGTTGGGTCAATCTGTTCAAAGAAGGCTGGTTGCGGATGTGCCCTTTGGCGCTTTTCTTTCGGGAGGCATCGATTCCAGTGCTATTGTTGGTTTAATGAGTCAGGTAAGTTCTGAGAAAATACAGACTTTTAATATCAGCTTTGATGAAAGTGAGTTTTCGGAATCTAAGTATGCACAACTCATAGCAAAAAAATTTAATACTCAACATCACGAAATAAAATTAACACCAGAAGAATTTTTAAATCAATTACCGGAAGCTCTTGCTGCAATGGACCATCCTAGTGGCGATGGACCGAATACCTATATCGTTTCAAAAGCAACTAAACAAGCCGGTGTAACTATGGCGCTGAGTGGTATTGGGGGAGACGAAATCTTTGCAGGTTATGACGTTTTTAAACGTATGGCAGAGTTGCAAAAAAAATCGTGGTTAAATGCAGTTCCCGGTTTTGCACGAAAGGCAGTAGGTTTTGCTATTCAGCAACAAAAGAAAAGCATCAGTGGAAATAAAATTCAAGAGCTCTTAGCGCAGGATAAAATTGATTTTGAATCGGCTTATCCTCTGAACAGAAGTTTATTTACGCAAAAGGAATTGAACAAGCTGGTAATGGACGCCCACCCCTTTTCAAATATTGCAAAGCTGGTTTCTGAAGTGCAGCAAAAGGAAAATTATCTTTTAAGTGCGGTATCTATCGCAGAAATAAACACATATCTTCAAAACACTTTATTACGTGATGCTGATCAGATGAGCATGGCTGTAGCTTTAGAAGTTCGGGAACCCTTCTTGGACTATAAGCTCATAGAATTTGTTTTAGGCGTAACGGATGAACATAAATTTCCTCACACGCCTAAAAAGTTATTAGTTGATAGTCTTGGAGATTTACTTCCAGGGGAGGTAGTAAACCGCACGAAAATGGGCTTTACACTGCCTTGGAAGAATTGGCTTAAGGACGAATTAAAGAGTTTTTGCGAAATGAATATAAATGCCCTCGAAGACAAAAATCTTTTCTTAAAAAACAGTCTAAAAGATTTAT is a genomic window of Sphingobacteriaceae bacterium containing:
- a CDS encoding alpha/beta hydrolase → MICKTADNLNLYYKITGNENASQTLVFLNGLTQSTDSWILMLPHFKDKYKILLMDFIFQGQSDKLGEWRDFDTHAKDLKAILDQENMQEISIVGISYGSMVAQHFAVNYPSYLKKLVLVSTFAHKTPYYEAIELSWWRALEMGGYSLMLDIMLPSILSENYFSNPMVSIANLKKGRKDLQLSSEAIFNLMRATKERKDFRKNLQKITAPTLIIQGEKDMLVPVHLAEEVNKSIQGSKLIVVANAGHTLNLEHVEEVCRDITDFLD
- a CDS encoding LD-carboxypeptidase; its protein translation is MLLAPSYLKKGDTVLIIGTARARSKDQVEPAIEILKSWGLKVEAGKHLYKKHNQFAGTDKERAHDLQWALDHISAKAILIAGGGYGTLRIIDLINFEKFKKNPKWIIGYSDTTVIQSRLTKLKVASIHGTMAFQFTKNAEATESLKKALFGEKLEYEIQKNKLNRSGSADAEVVGGNLSLLYALSGSVDDISTKNKILFIEDLDEQLYHIDRMILQLKRSGKLKDLKGLIVGGMSEMKDNAVPFGKTAEEIIKDAVKEYKYPVCFSFPAGHIENNMALYFGKKARLSITKSRIKFEYL
- a CDS encoding UDP-N-acetylenolpyruvoylglucosamine reductase produces the protein MLQIKEKVNLKSYNTFGIEVYCDYFAEINSVEDFQELVSNPLYKSNQKLIIGGGSNLLFTKDFKGIVLKNNLKGISLVSENEDEVIVKVAAGEVWHEFVLYCILNNYSGLENLSLIPGCVGASPMQNIGAYGVEIKEVFDSLEAHAMLDGTRRVFSKAECEFGYRESVFKHKYKSEFFISSVSFKLKKHAKINTSYGAINTELHAMNISEPTIKDVSNAVIHIRQSKLPDPKITGNAGSFFKNPEVPAAKFQSLKNTFEGLVAYPLDNGNYKLAAGWMIEQSGLKGYERKGAAVHDKQALVLVNKNNAKGEDVLELSAYVIKAVQDKFGVTLEREVNII
- a CDS encoding methionine--tRNA ligase; the protein is MNSKFKRTLITAALPYANGPVHIGHLAGCYLPSDIYVRYLRSSGQDVKFVCGSDEHGVPITIKAKKENTTPQAVVDKYHKIMGDAFKEFGISFDIYSRTSSKVHHQTASDMFKVMYEKHGFTEQVTEQYYDEAAQQFLADRYIVGTCPNCANPNAYGDQCERCGSTLNATDLINPRSTLSGNKPVLKQTKNWFLPLDKLQPQIKEYLDKHSDWKPNVYGQCKSWLESGDGLQPRAMTRDLDWGIPVPVEGAEGKVLYVWFDAPIGYISATKELLPDTWEDYWKKDDSRLIHFIGKDNIVFHCIIFPAMLMEHGGFILPDNVPANEFLNLEGDKISTSRNWAVWLHEYLVEFKDKQDVLRYTLCANAPETKDNDFTWKDFQTKNNSELVAIFGNFINRTLVLTHKYYNGKVPNTSSYTKEDLVVLEELAKAPEKISKAIEQFKFREAVSELMNVARLGNKYLAETEPWKLIKTDEERVKTIMNIALQISCNLAILSEPFLPFTSKKLFDMLNVHPLKWNSAKQTSNMAQDHLINKDELLFSKIEDAEVQVQLDKLQQSKLENEQNKPVEAIKSETTFDDFSKMDIRTATIIEAEAVPKTDKLLKLLLDTGVDKRTVVSGIAQYYKPQDIIGKKVCLLANLAPRKIKGIESQGMILMAENAKGELCFVSPILNDFQNGSLVK
- a CDS encoding glycosyltransferase — encoded protein: MFTTKKIAIVSVINDLVTDNRVNKTCFALKESGYDVVLIGRKLPSSLELPSWPFRAIRMNLLFKTGPLFYLFFNLRLFLKLLFKRADLLYSNDLDTLLPNYLISQLKKIPLIYDSHELFCEVPELQDAPFKRTIWLKIEGSIVPKLKTCITVNDSIAKVFSQKYGVPFHSIRNISEYQSSFIPKSRQDLNLPIDKKILLLQGAGINVDRGAEELIDAMALVENALLLIIGSGDVWKLLEEKIKTKSLSGKVRLISKIPKTELMHYTYNSDLGLSIDKNTNLNYHYSLPNKIFDYINAGVPILASHLPEIENIVAFYGVGEFITDHQPKTIASAITNLIASSRLTDYKNNTQKAKIELNWSTEKIKLLDLINQAR
- the lpxD gene encoding UDP-3-O-(3-hydroxymyristoyl)glucosamine N-acyltransferase yields the protein MEFSAQQIAGLLHGVVEGDENSVVTNLSKIEEGKSGTLSFLANPAYTNYIYTTDASIVIVNTTLVLDKPVKSTCTLIRVENAYESFAKLLELYTQIKGNKTGIEQPSFISGNAVLGTDCYVGAFAYIGQNVKIGNNVKIYPHVYLGDDVTIGDNTTLFSGVKIYHECVVGSNCTVHASTVIGSDGFGFAPNSEGQTFAKVPQIGNVVIEDNVEIGSNASIDRATMGSTILRKGVKLDNLVQIAHNAEVGENTVIAGLSGVAGSSKVGKNCMIGAQVGIAGHLRIADGVKIAGQSGIGSNIDKEGEIVQGSPAFSIGDYKRSYVLFRSLPKLNDKISDLTKKLNSK
- the bshB1 gene encoding bacillithiol biosynthesis deacetylase BshB1, with the protein product MKVDVLAIGVHPDDVELGCSGTIAKHIAMGKTVAVLDLTLGELGTRGSAELRTIEATASAKLLGVSSRTQLDFKDGFFQNNEEHLKKIIQQIRKYQPEIVLCNAVSDRHPDHGRAAKLTADACFYSGLMKIETSFEGKLQKTWRPKAVYHYIQDHYIHPDFVIDISEFYDIKHKSIMAFSSQFFSAGSNEPQTPISSKEFLETLDSKMALWGRAIGTRYAEGFTVGRYPGVNSLFDLI